A single Euwallacea similis isolate ESF13 chromosome 1, ESF131.1, whole genome shotgun sequence DNA region contains:
- the beta4GalNAcTA gene encoding beta-1,4-N-acetylgalactosaminyltransferase bre-4, whose product MPPCLLQSTPYKGLFILILVFVILEYLFSNVSDTGNGFLNASTLLQYPDKSQMNYGPLLKALLFKNSDKNATSLLTNPHSHPLNPILYSKTNNFSLEISNLNYIVTVPPFLIENITSTYNISNVFVTTTTSKENINGNGSRLQDEEGIGAEALNMVKPLCPDISQYLYGRVPIRKYPVPSVKTLESRFSWLQPGGHWSPSNCTVEKKVAVVVPFRYRGEHLLLFLQHMHPFLKRQHLDYTIFVVEQEGDGPFNRAMLMNIGFKEALEMRNFDCFIFHDVDLLPEDDRNLYSCPLQPRHMSVAVDMLKYKLPYPAIFGGVSAITTEHFKLLNGFSNSFWGWGGEDDDMSNRIRFHHLYISRYPITIARYTMLTHKKDAPNPNRYDVLRKGQKLFDKDGLNSLKYDIVMKRENLLFTWILVKLSPPKKSS is encoded by the exons ATGCCCCCTTGCCTCCTGCAAAGCACGCCCTACAAAGGGCTCTTTATTCTAATTTTGGTTTTCGTCATTCTGGAATACCTGTTCAGCAACGTGTCCGACACTGGGAATGGATTTCTTAACGCGTCCAC GCTCCTTCAATACCCAGACAAGTCTCAGATGAACTATGGACCTCTTCTCAAGGCGCTCTTGTTCAAAAACTCAGATAAAAACGCCACATCACTGCTCACAAATCCGCACTCACACCCACTAAACCCGATTCTCTACTCCAAAACCAACAATTTTTCTCTAgagatttcaaatttaaactacaTAGTGACAGTTCCCCCGTTCTTAATCGAGAATATAACTTCAACGTACAACATATCCAATGTATTTGTTACAACGACAACcagtaaagaaaatattaacgGTAACGGATCTAGACTACAAGATGAAGAAGGCATTGGGGCTGAAGCTCTGAATATGGTCAAGCCTTTATGTCCAGACATATCACAATATTTAT ATGGCCGAGTGCCAATACGAAAATACCCCGTGCCTTCTGTAAAAACTTTGGAAAGTAGATTTTCGTGGCTTCAGCCCGGCGGACATTGGTCTCCCTCGAATTGCACAGTGGAGAAAAAGGTGGCTGTAGTAGTACCATTTCGATACCGTGGAGAGCATTTGCTTCTATTTTTGCAACACATGCATCCTTTCTTAAAAAGACAGCACTTAGACTACACCATATTCGTCGTAGAGCAGGAAGGAGATGGCCCGTTCAACAG gGCAATGCTCATGAACATAGGATTCAAGGAAGCTTTAGAAATGAGAAATTTCGATTGTTTCATCTTCCATGACGTAGATCTATTGCCCGAGGACGATAGAAATTTATACTCGTGCCCTTTGCAACCGAGGCATATGAGCGTAGCCGTTGATATGCTTAAATACAA gttGCCTTATCCAGCAATTTTTGGAGGAGTTTCCGCAATTACAACTGAGCATTTCAAGTTACTTAACGGGTTTTCGAACTCTTTTTGGGGTTGGGGCGGAGAGGATGATGATATGTCTAATAGAATTAGGTTCCATCATCTTTATATCTCAAGATACCCTATTACCATAGCCAGGTATACCATGCTGACACACAAAAAGGATGCTCCCAATCCAAATAG ATATGATGTCTTGAggaaaggtcaaaaattgTTCGATAAGGACGGCCTGAATAGCTTAAAATACGACATCGTGATGAAGAGAGAGAATTTACTTTTCACGTGGATACTAGTGAAACTAAGTCCGCCGAAAAAAAGCAGCTAA